The following coding sequences lie in one Candidatus Nitrospira allomarina genomic window:
- a CDS encoding DUF3386 family protein: MEKNTVEKPTTEVQDDPKARELLQAAFAKTARWQPDFKGFQADLRINVNGKETKGSVTVKGPRDVTVVIDDTELQTWAQNQIGMIAVHRGPRTFEESDGKHTLTLGGEEQHPLGQRITIHGDGMGSWYRVKDNRITQINRNMPQAAFTINVEDSAVTQDQHYLTTRYTVYYFSPKDRSLKNVDSFSDTHIRIGNSDLPATRRIISYENGEIVVRSLTFENHKMLA; the protein is encoded by the coding sequence ATGGAAAAGAATACAGTAGAAAAACCAACCACCGAGGTCCAGGACGATCCAAAAGCCCGCGAGTTGCTGCAAGCCGCCTTTGCCAAAACCGCACGGTGGCAACCAGACTTCAAAGGCTTTCAGGCCGACCTGCGCATTAATGTGAATGGAAAAGAAACCAAAGGGAGCGTAACCGTCAAAGGGCCGCGGGATGTGACGGTGGTCATCGATGATACGGAATTACAAACGTGGGCCCAAAACCAGATTGGAATGATTGCCGTGCATCGGGGGCCCAGAACGTTCGAGGAATCAGACGGGAAACATACCCTGACGTTAGGGGGAGAAGAACAGCACCCTTTAGGTCAGCGGATCACCATTCATGGAGATGGCATGGGTTCCTGGTATAGGGTGAAAGACAACCGCATTACCCAAATCAATCGAAACATGCCACAGGCGGCTTTTACCATCAACGTGGAAGATAGTGCAGTCACCCAAGATCAACATTATCTCACCACCCGATATACGGTCTATTATTTTTCTCCAAAAGACCGGTCACTGAAAAATGTCGACAGTTTTTCGGATACACATATCAGGATAGGCAACTCAGACCTCCCGGCGACCCGAAGGATTATTTCTTATGAAAACGGGGAAATCGTCGTGCGATCCCTCACGTTCGAAAATCACAAAATGCTGGCATAA